One window of the Pedobacter ginsengisoli genome contains the following:
- a CDS encoding GTP-binding protein, producing the protein MKLYLIGGFLGSGKTTAILNACAELTRHKVNVCVITNDQGVQLVDTKFIKYANIPVMEVTDGCFCCNYNKLDDIIEILRQKDNTEVIFAESVGSCTDMIATVVKPLQEFRTDIETIISVFVDANVLPNILQGTALFVDSVNYIYKKQIQEADILVINKIDTLSNTELEKMKVLVASKYPEKTVLFQNSLDEVSINEWLTILMCTKITSRESLDLDYQVYGAGEAELAWLDLEIKLFSANNNAFGEATALVRAIHSAIMDDELSIGHLKFFIDDGMQQEKISFTAGSQSALSIDRKDVSAKVDILINARVQVAPERLELIVLNTIREMEKRNEYKVVQKGISSFRPGYPNPIHRVLT; encoded by the coding sequence ATGAAATTATATCTTATTGGTGGTTTTTTGGGCAGTGGCAAAACAACTGCTATCCTGAATGCATGTGCCGAATTGACAAGGCACAAGGTTAATGTCTGTGTAATTACCAATGATCAGGGGGTACAATTAGTGGATACAAAGTTTATTAAATATGCCAATATTCCGGTTATGGAAGTTACAGATGGTTGCTTTTGTTGTAATTATAATAAGCTTGATGATATTATTGAAATTCTAAGGCAAAAAGACAATACTGAAGTGATATTTGCTGAATCTGTAGGCTCCTGTACAGATATGATAGCAACTGTAGTGAAGCCTTTACAAGAATTCCGTACGGATATAGAAACTATAATTTCTGTTTTTGTTGATGCAAATGTATTACCAAATATCCTCCAGGGAACGGCCTTATTTGTAGATAGTGTAAACTACATTTATAAGAAGCAAATTCAGGAAGCGGATATACTGGTAATAAATAAGATTGATACATTAAGCAATACAGAACTTGAAAAAATGAAGGTATTGGTTGCCTCTAAATATCCTGAGAAGACAGTTTTATTTCAAAATTCCCTGGATGAGGTTAGCATAAATGAGTGGTTGACTATACTGATGTGTACTAAAATAACTTCTAGAGAGTCTTTAGACTTAGACTATCAAGTGTATGGAGCCGGAGAGGCGGAATTAGCCTGGCTTGATTTAGAAATTAAACTATTTTCAGCTAATAATAATGCATTTGGTGAAGCAACAGCATTAGTCAGGGCAATTCATTCAGCGATAATGGATGATGAATTAAGTATCGGTCATTTGAAGTTTTTTATTGACGATGGTATGCAACAAGAGAAAATAAGTTTTACAGCAGGGAGTCAGTCTGCACTAAGTATAGATAGAAAAGACGTTTCAGCAAAAGTTGATATTCTTATTAATGCAAGAGTACAAGTAGCGCCAGAACGTCTCGAATTGATTGTGTTAAATACAATTAGGGAAATGGAAAAAAGGAATGAATATAAGGTAGTTCAAAAGGGAATTTCATCCTTTAGACCCGGATACCCAAATCCCATTCACAGAGTGCTTACCTAA
- a CDS encoding peptidylprolyl isomerase, with protein MTVEEKTVVSIRYKMENSKGEVLEDIFEGLPISYLHGKGSILPSLEQELTGLNEGDEKKIFLSKENGFQDLDDDFHILVVIDKVRYASDEELKNGINPPLPDDYCGPDGCC; from the coding sequence ATGACCGTTGAGGAGAAAACAGTAGTATCGATAAGATACAAAATGGAAAATAGTAAAGGAGAGGTACTTGAAGACATCTTTGAGGGCTTGCCTATTAGCTATTTACATGGAAAAGGGTCAATACTTCCTTCACTTGAGCAGGAGCTGACTGGCCTAAATGAAGGAGACGAAAAGAAGATTTTTTTATCAAAGGAAAACGGCTTTCAGGATTTAGATGATGATTTCCATATTCTGGTTGTAATTGACAAGGTTCGATATGCTAGTGATGAGGAACTGAAAAATGGAATAAACCCACCGCTACCGGATGACTATTGTGGTCCCGATGGATGCTGTTAG
- a CDS encoding UxaA family hydrolase — MKSKTLKINSTDNIEVALSDLKVGNSINSGTEVYDLITDVQAKHKFATTDLQPGDDVIMYGVLVGKATKAIKRGEVITTGNISHAANNYKLKERKISWDVPSVSAWEDRTFMGYHRDNGTVGVANYWLIIPLVFCENKNVQVIQDAFMKGLGYNDSDSSYYNQVQQLVKMHRAGIAREDILNIDLNALETDVKAEDRVFPNVDGVKFLTHSLGCGGTKDDAINLCGLLAGYITHPNVAGATVLSLGCQNAQISLLKEQIAKRDVQFSKPLYCFEQQQVGTEADLMKLAIKQTFAGLMKANEIIRKPAPLSKLCIGLECGGSDGFSGISANPALGYTSDLLVALGSSVILSEFPELCGVEQELSDRCIDENVAQKFMALMTAYHERAKAVGSGFDSNPSAGNIRDGLITDAIKSAGAAKKAGTSPVIDVLDYPEQVSKPGLTLLCTPGSDIESTTAEVGAGATLVFFTTGLGTPTGNPIAPVVKISTNTTLYKKMNDIIDIDAGTIITAEETIKQVGERILDYIIEIASGKVKAKAETLGHNDFIPWKRGISL; from the coding sequence ATGAAGTCAAAAACACTTAAAATAAATAGTACTGATAATATAGAAGTAGCATTATCAGATCTTAAGGTAGGCAACTCAATAAACAGTGGTACTGAGGTTTATGATTTAATTACCGATGTGCAGGCAAAACATAAGTTTGCTACAACAGACTTACAACCGGGTGATGATGTGATTATGTACGGGGTACTTGTAGGCAAGGCGACAAAGGCCATTAAACGAGGTGAAGTAATTACTACAGGTAACATTAGTCATGCGGCTAATAATTACAAACTTAAAGAAAGAAAAATAAGCTGGGATGTACCATCAGTATCTGCATGGGAAGACAGGACCTTTATGGGATATCATAGAGATAATGGTACTGTAGGCGTGGCAAATTACTGGTTAATTATCCCTCTTGTATTTTGTGAAAATAAAAATGTACAGGTTATTCAGGATGCCTTTATGAAAGGATTGGGCTATAATGATAGCGATTCATCATATTATAATCAGGTACAGCAATTGGTTAAAATGCACAGAGCAGGAATTGCAAGAGAGGATATATTAAATATTGATTTAAATGCTTTAGAAACTGATGTAAAGGCAGAGGATAGGGTTTTTCCAAATGTTGATGGAGTTAAATTTTTAACTCATTCACTAGGCTGTGGTGGCACAAAAGATGACGCAATTAACCTTTGTGGCTTACTTGCCGGTTATATAACGCATCCTAATGTTGCTGGAGCTACTGTATTAAGTTTAGGTTGCCAGAATGCACAGATATCGCTGTTGAAGGAGCAGATTGCTAAACGAGACGTTCAGTTCAGCAAGCCTTTATACTGTTTTGAGCAGCAACAGGTAGGAACAGAAGCTGATTTAATGAAGTTGGCCATAAAGCAAACATTTGCTGGTCTTATGAAAGCCAATGAAATTATACGCAAACCTGCTCCTTTAAGTAAACTTTGCATAGGGTTGGAGTGTGGCGGTTCAGATGGTTTTTCTGGAATTTCTGCTAATCCGGCTTTAGGGTATACCTCAGATTTATTGGTTGCCTTAGGTTCATCAGTAATCCTTTCTGAATTTCCGGAGCTTTGCGGGGTTGAACAGGAACTAAGCGATCGTTGTATAGATGAGAATGTAGCCCAAAAGTTTATGGCCTTAATGACTGCTTATCATGAAAGGGCTAAAGCAGTAGGTTCGGGTTTTGACTCAAATCCCTCTGCAGGTAATATTCGTGATGGCTTAATTACAGATGCAATTAAATCTGCAGGCGCAGCCAAAAAAGCGGGTACCTCACCAGTAATTGATGTTCTTGACTATCCTGAACAGGTTTCCAAACCGGGCTTGACGTTGCTATGCACTCCTGGTAGTGATATAGAATCGACAACAGCCGAGGTTGGAGCAGGAGCTACGTTGGTGTTTTTCACTACGGGTCTGGGCACTCCGACAGGTAATCCAATTGCTCCGGTGGTAAAAATATCGACAAATACCACACTATACAAAAAGATGAACGATATAATTGATATAGACGCAGGTACTATAATAACCGCTGAAGAAACGATTAAACAGGTAGGAGAACGTATACTCGATTACATTATTGAGATAGCAAGCGGCAAGGTTAAAGCAAAGGCTGAAACACTTGGACACAACGATTTTATTCCCTGGAAAAGGGGGATATCCTTATAA
- a CDS encoding fumarylacetoacetate hydrolase family protein, translating to MKLYKTKRGAILHSDKGYCLIDADWDTLINNDNLHQYLLGKLSTNPESLQEDEALTILENVIEAPIGQQEVWAAGVTYLRSRDARKEESQDSGGASMYDKVYDADRPELFFKSLAHRVAAHNQHVNIRKDSTWNVPEPELTLFINSSGNIQAYTIGNDMSSRSIEGENTLYLPQAKIYERSAALGPCLYVPEKPISDKTMIEMVIKRNSNEVFRDSVSISRMKRSLNELVSYLYAECDFKKGCFLMTGTCIVPPNDFTLNENDEVSISIDNIGTLTNHIAIRL from the coding sequence ATGAAATTATATAAAACTAAACGAGGTGCTATTTTGCATAGCGATAAAGGATATTGCTTAATTGATGCTGATTGGGATACATTAATTAATAACGACAATTTACATCAATATTTACTTGGTAAATTAAGCACCAATCCAGAGTCTTTACAGGAAGATGAAGCATTAACCATATTAGAAAACGTTATTGAAGCACCTATAGGACAACAGGAAGTGTGGGCCGCAGGAGTAACATATTTGCGTAGTCGTGACGCACGAAAAGAAGAATCTCAAGATTCTGGTGGAGCGAGCATGTATGATAAAGTTTATGATGCAGACCGGCCTGAACTATTCTTTAAATCATTGGCCCATCGTGTAGCAGCCCACAATCAGCATGTAAATATTCGAAAAGATTCTACATGGAATGTACCGGAGCCCGAGCTAACATTGTTTATCAATTCATCAGGAAACATACAGGCCTATACCATTGGAAATGACATGAGTTCCAGAAGTATTGAGGGAGAAAACACATTGTATTTGCCGCAGGCAAAGATCTATGAGAGGAGTGCTGCACTTGGACCATGTTTATATGTACCGGAAAAACCAATATCAGACAAAACAATGATAGAGATGGTAATAAAGAGAAATAGTAATGAAGTTTTTCGTGATTCAGTATCTATAAGCAGAATGAAACGTTCTCTTAATGAATTAGTGAGCTATTTGTATGCTGAATGCGACTTTAAAAAAGGCTGTTTTTTAATGACCGGTACTTGTATTGTGCCTCCTAATGATTTTACTTTGAATGAAAACGATGAGGTAAGTATAAGTATTGATAATATTGGAACATTAACAAACCACATAGCTATTCGTTTATAA
- a CDS encoding aldehyde dehydrogenase (NADP(+)), which produces MMSITGENFIGNIRSGKGGESFQAFNPAGNILISDKFIYATDEEFEQALTLAQEAFGRYKNTSTIKRAEFLDAIAEEIIALEETLIEKAVTESGLPIGRITGERGRTCGQLKMFAQLLRDGWYVDARIDTAQPERAPLPKSDIRRMLIPIGPVAVYGASNFPLAFSTAGGDTASALAAGCPVVVKTHPSHPGTSELISYAIIKAAKRTGMPDGVFSALNLNNDQSVKLVQHPVIKAVGFTGSRKVGMTLFNAAATRPEPIPVYAEMSAINPVILMEEALKTRGEAIAKGLAGSVTMGSGQFCTNPGLILLIESEAGTNFLNYFSRHFGVIEPATMLNKNICQSYSKGIELTKTLRGVNVLAEGEKLANNNKNEARPISFTVSGDDFIANKQLNEEVFGPATLFVLVKNTSQLQHVLNQLEGQLTATVQAEPGDRNNLVSVIDIITQKAGRVIYNGFPTGVEVCHSMQHGGPFPSTTDGRSTSVGTAAIYRFLRPVSYQDIPDQLLPEALQNSNPLSILRLIDGSWKTDLIP; this is translated from the coding sequence ATGATGTCTATTACAGGTGAGAATTTTATTGGAAATATTCGAAGTGGTAAAGGTGGCGAGAGTTTTCAGGCTTTCAATCCTGCCGGAAATATTTTAATATCGGATAAGTTTATATATGCAACAGATGAGGAGTTTGAGCAAGCATTAACACTAGCGCAGGAGGCTTTTGGAAGGTACAAAAACACTTCAACAATTAAACGTGCCGAGTTTCTGGATGCAATTGCCGAAGAGATAATTGCATTAGAGGAAACATTAATAGAAAAAGCAGTTACAGAATCGGGCTTGCCCATTGGTAGAATAACTGGCGAAAGAGGCCGTACTTGCGGTCAGCTTAAAATGTTTGCCCAATTGCTACGTGATGGCTGGTATGTGGATGCAAGAATTGATACCGCTCAGCCTGAAAGAGCTCCATTGCCAAAGTCGGACATCAGGAGAATGCTTATTCCAATTGGCCCTGTGGCGGTTTATGGAGCGAGTAATTTCCCTCTGGCTTTTTCAACAGCTGGCGGCGATACGGCTTCAGCACTTGCTGCCGGATGCCCGGTAGTTGTAAAAACGCATCCGTCTCATCCTGGTACAAGCGAACTGATATCTTATGCCATAATTAAGGCTGCTAAAAGAACTGGAATGCCTGATGGGGTATTTTCTGCTTTAAATCTAAATAATGATCAATCAGTAAAACTTGTTCAGCATCCGGTTATAAAAGCAGTTGGTTTTACAGGTTCCCGAAAGGTAGGTATGACACTTTTTAACGCGGCAGCCACCAGACCTGAACCCATCCCTGTTTATGCTGAAATGAGTGCCATAAATCCTGTTATTCTAATGGAAGAAGCATTAAAAACCAGAGGAGAGGCGATTGCCAAAGGATTAGCAGGTTCAGTAACTATGGGGTCAGGGCAGTTTTGTACTAATCCTGGTTTAATATTGCTTATTGAAAGCGAAGCAGGCACGAATTTTCTTAATTATTTTTCGCGACATTTTGGTGTAATTGAACCTGCAACAATGCTAAACAAGAATATATGTCAATCATATTCTAAAGGCATAGAATTAACTAAAACACTAAGAGGAGTTAATGTTTTGGCTGAGGGTGAAAAGTTAGCAAATAATAACAAAAACGAAGCCAGACCAATATCCTTTACGGTTTCGGGAGATGATTTTATTGCAAACAAGCAGTTAAACGAAGAGGTTTTTGGACCAGCAACGCTTTTTGTATTGGTTAAAAATACTTCGCAACTTCAGCATGTTTTAAACCAGTTGGAAGGACAACTTACAGCAACTGTTCAGGCCGAGCCTGGCGACAGAAACAATTTAGTTTCCGTAATAGACATTATTACTCAAAAAGCTGGTCGTGTTATTTATAATGGTTTTCCTACTGGTGTAGAAGTTTGTCATTCTATGCAGCATGGTGGGCCTTTCCCTTCAACAACTGATGGAAGATCAACATCTGTAGGTACAGCAGCGATATATCGTTTTTTAAGACCTGTATCTTATCAGGATATACCAGATCAATTACTTCCTGAAGCATTACAAAACAGTAACCCATTGAGTATTTTGAGGTTGATAGATGGATCATGGAAAACTGATTTAATACCTTAA